In the Anaerosporomusa subterranea genome, one interval contains:
- a CDS encoding FAD binding domain-containing protein — protein sequence MHRFTYHEPSSSMQAVKMLSEFEDAKVLAGGTDLLVGMRKGASLPKHIINIKTAPELSGINAGPDGIAIGAATTMYETEKYLHHLPEYHVLCQAIHHVASCQIRNRATVAGNLCNASPAADTASALLAMGASVKVLGVNGERIIPIDKLFVRPRQTTLAQDELITAVLLPTMKGMNGIFLRKSRRPSVDLATVNVAVVTDNKTVRIALGAVAPTVVRATEAEELLNREGLNQTTAVVAAKLAQRSASPISDLRGTKEYRLELVQVLTERALLALAGGEA from the coding sequence GTGCATAGATTTACGTATCACGAACCTAGTTCGTCGATGCAAGCTGTAAAAATGCTGTCCGAATTCGAAGATGCCAAAGTTCTGGCCGGTGGGACAGATCTGCTGGTGGGAATGCGTAAAGGCGCATCGCTGCCTAAACATATTATCAACATTAAAACCGCGCCTGAATTATCCGGTATCAACGCAGGACCTGACGGAATTGCGATCGGCGCGGCAACAACAATGTATGAAACAGAAAAATATCTTCATCACCTCCCTGAATATCATGTTCTTTGCCAAGCCATTCATCATGTTGCGTCATGCCAAATACGCAACCGGGCGACTGTGGCTGGGAATTTGTGTAATGCATCTCCGGCTGCCGATACGGCGTCGGCGCTCTTGGCTATGGGGGCCAGTGTTAAAGTATTAGGGGTAAACGGAGAACGTATTATTCCAATTGACAAGTTGTTTGTCAGACCCAGACAGACGACCTTGGCGCAGGATGAACTTATCACAGCTGTTCTTTTGCCGACCATGAAGGGGATGAATGGCATTTTCCTGCGTAAATCGCGCCGTCCGTCTGTAGACCTGGCTACTGTAAATGTAGCAGTAGTTACGGATAACAAGACTGTGCGGATTGCGCTCGGAGCTGTCGCGCCAACAGTCGTTAGAGCGACTGAAGCTGAGGAACTGCTGAATCGTGAAGGTCTTAACCAAACAACGGCGGTTGTGGCGGCCAAACTGGCGCAACGATCTGCCAGCCCGATAAGCGATCTTCGCGGCACCAAAGAGTATCGTCTGGAACTGGTGCAGGTTCTAACCGAGCGGGCGTTGCTCGCCTTAGCCGGAGGTGAAGCATAG